The Gadus chalcogrammus isolate NIFS_2021 chromosome 10, NIFS_Gcha_1.0, whole genome shotgun sequence genome contains a region encoding:
- the LOC130390849 gene encoding E3 ubiquitin-protein ligase RLIM-like: MPPAPSRPLWHLPRAALGLDNVPSRQSNPEYEAQPAAAEAVPAAVAPSAGPPEGEAAGAEGGAGGRRPPTIMRDLQVRRERPGEYRQRDSIANRTRSRSQNSNNTFLYESERGGFRRTFSRSERAGVRTYVSTIRIPIRRISEAGLGEATSMVLQSMIRQIMTGFGELSYLMDSDSSDSNRGAGTPAEPTETLNNPEGASAPVAEEPPVGAVSAGEARTAERDLEEGLTSGPAGREGGVGGFTARPRPPISMEEPSSLPFLRLAHFFLLKDDDEDQPQGLTKEQIDILATRYGGRGT, translated from the coding sequence ATGCCCCCCGCCCCGTCCCGGCCCCTGTGGCACCTGCCGAGGGCAGCTCTAGGACTCGACAACGTGCCCTCTAGGCAGAGCAATCCCGAGTACGAAGCGCAGCCGGCAGCGGCGGAGGCAGTGCCCGCGGCGGTGGCCCCGAGTGCAGGTCCTCCAGAAGGAGAGGCCGCGGGTGCagaagggggggcagggggtcgACGGCCTCCCACCATCATGCGGGACCTCCAGGTGCGTCGCGAACGGCCAGGCGAGTACCGCCAAAGAGACAGTATTGCGAACCGCACGCGCTCCCGCTCCCAGAACTCAAACAATACCTTCCTGTACGAGAGCGAACGGGGCGGCTTTCGTAGGACCTTCTCGCGCTCGGAGCGCGCTGGCGTGAGGACCTACGTCAGCACCATTCGCATCCCCATCCGGAGGATCTCCGAGGCCGGCCTGGGCGAGGCAACCTCCATGGTGCTCCAGTCGATGATCCGTCAGATCATGACCGGCTTCGGTGAGCTCAGCTACCTCATGGACTCCGACTCCTCGGACTCAAACCGCGGAGCCGGCACGCCCGCAGAACCGACCGAGACCCTCAACAACCCAGAAGGCGCGAGCGCGCCTGTGGCGGAGGAGCCACCCGTAGGCGCCGTTAGTGCAGGGGAGGCTCGGACAGCGGAAAGGGACTTAGAGGAAGGCCTGACCTCCGGCCCGGCCGGGAGGGAAGGCGGGGTTGGGGGCTTCACGGCTCGGCCCAGACCCCCCATCAGCATGGAGGAGCCCAGCTCTCTGCCGTTCCTCCGACTCGCCCACTTCTTCCTCCTCAAAGACGACGACGAAGACCAGCCGCAGGGGTTGACCAAAGAGCAGATCGACATCCTTGCGACACGTTACGGGGGGAGAGGGACTTAG